In a single window of the Bradyrhizobium sp. ORS 285 genome:
- a CDS encoding nitroreductase family protein — protein sequence MTAHLPPPTDRATEHPAHRIFVDRWSPRGFTDEALPESELLTFIEAARWAPSSYNSQPWRFLYARRGSAEFDTFLAPLIEFNRGWAQHAAALVYVLSKKTFIPAGKTEPAPTRTHSFDAGAAWANFANQAALSGWATHGMSGFDVAAAQAALGVPDDFAVEIAIAVGRKGGGEKLPAMLKEREKPSPRLAIAEIAASGLFPKSFGG from the coding sequence GTGACTGCCCATCTGCCGCCGCCGACCGATCGCGCCACCGAGCACCCCGCCCATCGCATCTTCGTCGACCGCTGGTCGCCGCGCGGTTTCACCGATGAGGCGCTGCCCGAGAGCGAGCTTCTCACCTTCATCGAGGCGGCGCGCTGGGCGCCCTCCTCCTACAATTCGCAGCCCTGGCGCTTCCTCTACGCGCGCCGCGGCTCGGCCGAATTCGACACCTTCCTGGCCCCGCTGATCGAGTTCAACCGCGGCTGGGCGCAGCATGCGGCAGCCCTCGTCTACGTGCTGTCGAAGAAGACCTTCATCCCGGCCGGCAAGACCGAGCCGGCGCCGACCCGCACGCATTCCTTTGATGCCGGCGCCGCCTGGGCCAACTTCGCCAACCAGGCCGCCCTGTCCGGCTGGGCCACCCACGGCATGAGCGGCTTCGACGTCGCCGCCGCGCAGGCCGCGCTCGGCGTGCCCGACGACTTCGCCGTGGAGATCGCGATCGCGGTTGGCCGCAAGGGCGGCGGCGAGAAGCTCCCGGCCATGCTCAAGGAGCGCGAGAAGCCGAGCCCACGGCTCGCGATCGCAGAGATCGCTGCCTCCGGCCTGTTCCCGAAGAGCTTCGGCGGCTGA
- a CDS encoding aliphatic sulfonate ABC transporter substrate-binding protein: MGVALLGALATPRAEAAETLRIGYQKSSTLIALLKTNGELEKALAPLDIKVSWHEFSSGLPLLEAINIGSIDVGADVADTVPVFAQAAGAKLAYVAEETASPSAQAILVATASPVKTLAELKGKKIAVTKGAGSHYLLLSALAKAGLSFKDITPAYLPPADGRTAFVSNNVDAWVAWDPFLSSTIRQSGARVLADGSDGLASYKRYYLASADYAAKHGDALNIIYGKLVETGKWVKANPAAAASQLAALWGIDAATVEEANSHRSYQVGAVTAAGLAEQQKIADAFLAERVLPMKVDTSALAIWTPRAP; the protein is encoded by the coding sequence ATGGGCGTCGCCCTGCTCGGCGCACTCGCCACGCCGCGTGCGGAAGCCGCCGAGACGTTGCGCATCGGCTACCAGAAATCCTCCACGCTGATCGCGCTGCTCAAGACCAATGGCGAGTTGGAGAAGGCGCTGGCGCCGCTCGATATCAAGGTGTCCTGGCACGAATTCTCCAGCGGCCTGCCGCTGCTCGAGGCCATCAACATCGGCAGCATCGATGTCGGCGCCGATGTCGCCGACACCGTGCCGGTGTTCGCGCAGGCCGCGGGCGCCAAGCTCGCTTATGTGGCCGAGGAAACCGCCTCGCCCTCCGCGCAGGCGATCCTGGTGGCGACGGCCTCGCCGGTGAAGACGCTGGCCGAGCTAAAGGGCAAGAAGATCGCGGTGACCAAGGGGGCCGGCAGCCACTATCTGCTGCTGTCGGCGCTCGCCAAGGCCGGCCTGTCCTTCAAGGACATCACTCCGGCCTATCTGCCGCCGGCCGACGGCCGCACCGCTTTCGTCAGCAACAATGTCGATGCCTGGGTGGCCTGGGATCCGTTCCTCTCCAGCACCATCCGTCAGTCCGGCGCGCGCGTGCTCGCCGACGGCAGCGACGGTCTCGCCAGCTACAAGCGCTATTACCTTGCCTCGGCCGACTATGCCGCCAAGCACGGTGACGCACTCAACATCATCTATGGCAAGCTGGTCGAGACCGGCAAATGGGTGAAGGCCAATCCGGCCGCGGCGGCGAGCCAGCTCGCGGCGCTCTGGGGCATCGACGCCGCCACCGTCGAGGAGGCCAACAGCCACCGCTCCTACCAGGTCGGCGCGGTCACCGCGGCCGGCCTCGCCGAGCAGCAGAAGATCGCCGACGCCTTTCTCGCTGAACGCGTACTGCCGATGAAGGTGGACACATCTGCGTTGGCGATCTGGACACCACGGGCGCCGTGA
- a CDS encoding TetR family transcriptional regulator, which produces MASARKAQISARKQPQQARSTDLVSAILQAAVQVLTTEGAQRFTTARVAERAGVSVGSLYQYFPNKAAILFRLQSDEWQQTTSLLHGILDDQTRPPLVRLRALVHAFLQSECDEAAIRGALDDAAPLYRDAPESKEAQARSRRTMQAFMREALPDSGQAERARVADLIKTTLSQVGKHFSDTPRSRAEISAYADAMADMFCAYLEKAGARPRSSRPRS; this is translated from the coding sequence ATGGCCTCTGCTCGAAAAGCCCAGATTTCCGCGAGAAAACAGCCGCAACAGGCGCGCTCCACGGATCTCGTGTCCGCCATTTTGCAGGCCGCTGTTCAGGTTTTGACGACCGAAGGCGCGCAGCGCTTCACCACCGCGCGCGTCGCCGAGAGGGCCGGCGTCAGCGTCGGCTCGCTGTATCAATACTTCCCCAACAAGGCGGCGATCCTGTTCCGGCTGCAGAGCGACGAGTGGCAGCAGACGACGAGCCTGCTGCATGGCATCCTGGATGATCAAACCCGCCCGCCGCTGGTGCGGCTGCGCGCCCTCGTCCACGCCTTCCTGCAGTCGGAATGCGACGAGGCCGCCATCCGCGGCGCACTCGACGACGCCGCCCCGCTCTATCGCGACGCGCCGGAATCGAAAGAGGCCCAGGCGCGCAGCCGCCGCACCATGCAGGCCTTCATGCGCGAGGCGCTGCCTGACTCCGGCCAAGCCGAGCGCGCGCGCGTCGCCGACCTGATCAAGACGACGCTGAGCCAGGTCGGCAAACACTTCTCCGACACGCCCCGCAGCCGCGCCGAGATTTCCGCCTATGCCGATGCGATGGCGGACATGTTCTGCGCGTATCTGGAGAAGGCTGGCGCGCGACCGAGGAGTAGTCGTCCGAGAAGTTAG
- a CDS encoding O-methyltransferase has product MITLTTEPVAPLLARLLSEAALLRPETSPVFAGLAERGEQLMRSKSGHVELYSQLKDFPLPVSRDTGLLLYMLARSFSARSIVEFGTSFGISTLFLAAALRDNGGGRLITTEFEPSKVARARKHLTEGGLLDLVETREGDALQTLGRDLPERIDLVLLDGAKPLYRDVLDLLESRLSAGAFIVADNADYSPDYLAYVRSPANSYLSVPFGDEVELSMRIGRD; this is encoded by the coding sequence ATGATCACCCTCACTACTGAGCCCGTCGCGCCGCTGCTGGCTCGCCTGCTGTCCGAAGCCGCGCTGCTGCGGCCGGAGACCAGTCCCGTCTTTGCGGGCCTGGCGGAGCGCGGCGAACAGCTGATGCGCAGCAAGTCCGGTCATGTGGAGCTCTATTCGCAATTGAAAGATTTTCCGCTGCCGGTCTCCCGCGACACCGGCCTGCTGCTCTACATGCTTGCGCGCAGCTTCAGCGCCCGATCGATCGTCGAGTTCGGCACGTCGTTCGGCATCTCCACGCTGTTCCTGGCTGCGGCGCTGCGCGACAATGGCGGCGGCCGGCTGATCACAACGGAGTTCGAGCCGTCGAAGGTCGCCCGCGCCCGCAAGCATCTGACCGAAGGGGGGTTGCTCGATCTCGTCGAGACCCGCGAAGGCGACGCGCTGCAGACGCTCGGCCGCGATCTTCCTGAGAGAATCGATCTCGTGCTGCTCGACGGCGCCAAGCCGCTCTATCGCGACGTTCTCGATCTGCTCGAGAGCAGGCTGAGCGCGGGCGCGTTCATCGTGGCCGACAATGCCGATTACAGCCCCGATTATCTCGCCTATGTCCGTTCGCCGGCGAATAGCTACCTGTCGGTGCCGTTCGGCGACGAGGTCGAGCTGTCGATGCGGATCGGGCGAGACTGA
- a CDS encoding aspartate/glutamate racemase family protein, translated as MPRILLINPNSSAATTAMMVSIAAACCTGRVEVVGATATRAPAMIVDPEALAASAAEVVEIGRAHVGACDGIIVAAFGDPGAAELRRLCARPVIGIGEASMHAAGQGGRRFGVATVTPALVAGIADLADRLQLSAQFTGTRLTPGDVAALAADPARLAAALAEATRACISDGAEAVIIGGGPLAQAADQLQPQFTVPIIKPIATAVDQLLDRLAV; from the coding sequence ATGCCTCGCATCCTCCTGATCAATCCCAACAGCTCGGCGGCGACCACCGCGATGATGGTGTCGATCGCGGCGGCCTGCTGCACGGGCCGGGTGGAGGTGGTCGGAGCGACCGCGACGCGGGCGCCGGCCATGATCGTCGATCCCGAGGCGCTGGCGGCTTCCGCGGCCGAGGTGGTGGAGATCGGACGGGCGCATGTCGGGGCTTGCGACGGCATCATCGTCGCCGCATTCGGCGATCCCGGTGCAGCCGAGCTTCGCCGCCTGTGCGCGCGGCCGGTGATCGGGATCGGCGAGGCGTCGATGCACGCGGCCGGGCAGGGTGGGCGGCGGTTCGGCGTCGCCACGGTGACGCCGGCGCTGGTCGCCGGCATCGCTGATCTTGCAGATAGGCTGCAGCTGTCGGCGCAGTTCACCGGGACGCGTCTCACACCAGGCGACGTGGCCGCGCTTGCCGCCGATCCGGCGCGGCTTGCCGCCGCGCTGGCCGAGGCGACGCGCGCCTGTATCTCGGACGGTGCCGAGGCTGTCATCATCGGCGGCGGACCGCTCGCCCAGGCCGCCGATCAGCTGCAGCCGCAATTCACCGTGCCTATCATCAAGCCGATCGCGACGGCGGTCGACCAGTTGCTGGACCGGCTCGCCGTCTGA
- a CDS encoding LLM class flavin-dependent oxidoreductase, whose amino-acid sequence MAADIRLNAFAMNCVGHQSPGLWRHPRDRSSDYNRLPYWLDLAKTLERGRFDGLFLADVLGVYDVYGGNPDAALRHAIQVPVNDPMMLISAMAAVTEHLGFGVTCTLSYEPPYPFARRMSTLDHLTEGRIGWNIVTGYLDSAARGMGKQRQTGHDDRYDVADEYMEVVYKLWEGSWEDDAVKRDRESGIFTDPAKVHRVSHHGENYQLDAIHLCEPSPQRTPVLYQAGTSPRGRVFAGRHAECVFMSGPSAKIIAPRVAAIRQAAIESGRAGSDIVIFSIATVVLGETDAEAEAKFADYRRYVDHEASLTLMSGWTGVDFSTYELDQQVRHVLNDAGRSAMDNVTRADPDRVWTVREVAEHIGIGGIGPVFVGSPAKVADLIESWVEQTGVDGLNLAFALSPESFADVADMLVPELTKRGRYKKTYQPGTLREKMFGRARLAAPHPAASYRP is encoded by the coding sequence ATGGCTGCGGACATCCGGTTGAATGCGTTTGCGATGAACTGCGTCGGGCACCAGTCGCCCGGCCTATGGCGGCATCCGCGTGACCGCTCCTCCGACTACAACCGCCTGCCCTATTGGCTCGACCTCGCCAAAACACTGGAGCGCGGCCGCTTCGACGGGCTGTTCCTCGCCGACGTGCTCGGCGTCTACGACGTCTATGGCGGCAATCCCGACGCCGCGCTGCGCCACGCCATCCAGGTGCCGGTCAACGACCCGATGATGCTGATCTCGGCGATGGCCGCGGTCACCGAGCATCTCGGCTTCGGCGTCACCTGCACCTTGTCCTACGAGCCGCCCTATCCGTTCGCGCGCCGCATGTCGACGCTCGATCATCTCACTGAGGGCCGCATCGGCTGGAACATCGTCACCGGCTATCTCGACAGCGCCGCGCGTGGCATGGGCAAGCAGCGCCAGACCGGGCACGACGACCGCTACGACGTCGCCGACGAATATATGGAGGTGGTCTACAAGCTGTGGGAAGGCAGCTGGGAGGACGACGCCGTCAAGCGCGACCGCGAAAGCGGCATCTTCACCGATCCCGCCAAGGTGCACCGCGTCAGCCATCACGGCGAGAACTACCAGCTCGACGCCATCCATCTCTGCGAGCCCTCGCCGCAGCGGACGCCCGTTCTCTATCAGGCCGGCACCTCGCCGCGCGGCCGCGTGTTCGCCGGCCGGCATGCCGAATGCGTGTTCATGTCCGGCCCGTCGGCGAAGATCATCGCGCCGCGCGTCGCCGCGATCCGCCAGGCCGCGATCGAGTCCGGCCGCGCGGGGAGCGACATCGTGATCTTCAGCATCGCCACCGTCGTGCTCGGCGAGACCGACGCGGAGGCGGAAGCGAAGTTCGCCGACTATCGCCGCTACGTCGACCACGAGGCGTCGCTGACCTTGATGTCCGGCTGGACCGGCGTCGACTTCTCGACCTACGAGCTCGACCAGCAGGTCCGCCACGTCCTCAACGATGCCGGCCGCAGCGCGATGGACAACGTCACCCGCGCCGATCCGGACCGGGTGTGGACCGTGCGCGAGGTCGCCGAGCACATCGGCATCGGCGGCATCGGGCCGGTGTTCGTCGGCTCACCGGCGAAGGTCGCCGATCTCATCGAAAGCTGGGTCGAGCAGACCGGCGTCGACGGCCTCAACCTCGCCTTCGCGCTGTCGCCGGAGAGTTTTGCCGATGTCGCCGACATGCTGGTGCCAGAGCTGACGAAGCGCGGCCGCTACAAGAAGACTTATCAGCCGGGCACGCTGCGGGAAAAGATGTTCGGCCGCGCGCGGCTGGCGGCGCCGCATCCGGCGGCGAGCTACCGCCCTTAA
- a CDS encoding tannase/feruloyl esterase family alpha/beta hydrolase: MQIRITALAAMLLCSSAMTSAMAEDFKASCAALAQGFSGSGRIITAEFVAAGGVQLAPPAPAGATAPAPDHCLIRGKINERTGIDGKPYAIGYELRLPATWNGKFVFQGGGGVDGVLRPALGLLTGATPPNALSNGYAAASTDSGHLEEPGPLGPYLFGLDPQARRDKGYSSIPPVAEAAKAAAAKLYGNAPRRSYFAGCSNGGRQAMAVTQRFPELFDGVIAGAPAYRVPLAGIDVIAQEQLLLAIAPPGPDGKADVGSALTDDDLKLVADGVTAACDGADGAKDGMVQDVMACRFDAAVLACKEGQNSQCLSPPKLKAVKLMFDGSRNAMGGLIYSRWPYDPGLAAPGWRAWKLGTPKSSPPNARNLTLIPGGVAYDFMSPPEKPEDLVAWVRNFDLDRDTKKVMKGADGFDAGMEYEAATSTDLDAFKAKGGKMLFYHGTADPIFSALDTVDYVDQLKKRYPDTDGFARLFLVPGMNHCGGGPATDQFDLLTALDNWVEGKAAAPEAIRATARRAPDVPWPGRTRDLCAFPKVQTYKGSGSLEDAANFECR, encoded by the coding sequence ATGCAGATCCGGATCACGGCGCTTGCCGCAATGTTGCTGTGCTCGTCGGCGATGACCTCCGCGATGGCGGAGGATTTCAAGGCGAGCTGCGCCGCGCTGGCGCAGGGCTTTTCCGGCAGCGGCCGCATCATCACGGCGGAGTTCGTCGCCGCGGGCGGCGTGCAGTTGGCGCCGCCGGCGCCCGCTGGCGCCACTGCACCCGCGCCGGATCACTGCCTGATCCGCGGCAAGATCAACGAGCGCACCGGCATCGACGGCAAGCCCTACGCCATCGGCTACGAGCTAAGATTGCCCGCGACGTGGAATGGCAAGTTCGTCTTTCAGGGCGGTGGCGGCGTCGACGGCGTGCTGCGGCCGGCGCTCGGGCTGTTGACCGGCGCGACGCCGCCGAACGCGCTCTCCAACGGCTATGCCGCGGCGTCGACCGACTCCGGTCATCTCGAAGAGCCCGGTCCGCTCGGGCCGTATCTGTTCGGCCTCGATCCGCAGGCGCGGCGCGACAAGGGCTACAGCTCGATTCCGCCGGTGGCCGAAGCGGCGAAGGCGGCGGCCGCGAAGCTCTACGGCAACGCGCCGCGCCGCTCCTATTTCGCCGGCTGCTCCAATGGCGGGCGCCAGGCAATGGCGGTGACGCAGCGCTTCCCCGAGCTGTTCGACGGCGTCATCGCCGGCGCGCCGGCCTATCGCGTGCCGCTCGCCGGCATCGACGTGATCGCGCAGGAGCAACTGCTGCTGGCGATCGCGCCGCCCGGACCGGACGGCAAGGCCGATGTCGGCAGTGCGCTGACCGATGATGATCTGAAGCTGGTCGCAGATGGTGTGACCGCGGCGTGTGACGGCGCCGATGGCGCCAAGGACGGCATGGTGCAGGACGTCATGGCCTGCCGCTTCGATGCCGCGGTGCTTGCCTGCAAGGAGGGGCAGAACTCGCAATGCCTGTCCCCGCCCAAGCTGAAGGCCGTCAAGCTGATGTTCGACGGCAGCCGCAATGCGATGGGCGGCCTGATCTATTCGCGCTGGCCCTACGATCCTGGCCTCGCCGCGCCCGGCTGGCGCGCCTGGAAGCTCGGCACGCCGAAGTCGAGCCCGCCGAATGCGCGCAATCTCACCCTCATTCCGGGCGGCGTCGCCTATGACTTCATGAGCCCGCCCGAGAAGCCGGAGGACCTCGTCGCCTGGGTGCGCAATTTCGATCTCGACCGCGACACGAAGAAGGTGATGAAGGGCGCTGATGGCTTCGATGCCGGCATGGAATACGAAGCGGCGACCTCGACCGATCTCGATGCCTTCAAAGCCAAGGGCGGCAAGATGCTGTTCTATCACGGCACGGCCGACCCGATCTTCTCCGCGCTCGATACGGTCGACTATGTCGACCAGCTCAAGAAGAGATACCCCGACACGGATGGCTTCGCGCGGCTGTTCCTGGTTCCCGGCATGAACCATTGCGGCGGCGGACCGGCGACCGATCAGTTCGATCTGCTGACGGCGCTGGACAATTGGGTGGAAGGCAAGGCCGCTGCGCCGGAAGCCATCCGCGCCACC